A stretch of Amycolatopsis balhimycina FH 1894 DNA encodes these proteins:
- a CDS encoding Kelch repeat-containing protein, translated as MTSTKETTMATLTAPLGTWTGAHDLPAPAAWYGQHDGAVPLDHGIVLVAGGADAAGAAIGTAATLDTLDMTAAWIPTGIMRSPRQLHTLTRLQDGTVLAAGGLGGSSPTGPGLGSAEIYHPDGPDNRNQWTPTTGTMITPRWGHSAVLLDDGSVLVAGGSAARPGGSVTALRSAERYTPSDGKWHEAPAMTDARTGHTAVALDEGMILVVGGVVPVGVPDDPALAFCELYDSGKKLWAPTGALLRARRHHQATRLSGTTVLVTGGTAPGSPGTAPYDPFSQRATEVFELHSGKWTEKKPMPAGRAFHRAVPVGPGRVLVVGGASSDRDEAGYRSAFVYDAGHDDWTVAAGLGTGRWSFAAAPLDQGGAAIAGGVVRSGLAAADPVVTELTPTAELFAGGAA; from the coding sequence ATGACGTCTACGAAGGAAACCACGATGGCCACTCTCACCGCGCCCCTCGGCACCTGGACCGGCGCCCACGACCTGCCCGCCCCCGCCGCCTGGTACGGCCAGCACGACGGCGCGGTCCCGCTCGACCACGGGATCGTCCTGGTGGCGGGCGGCGCGGACGCCGCCGGCGCCGCGATCGGCACCGCCGCGACGCTCGACACCCTCGACATGACCGCCGCCTGGATCCCGACCGGAATCATGCGCTCGCCCCGGCAGCTGCACACGCTCACCCGCCTGCAGGACGGCACCGTGCTCGCCGCCGGCGGTCTCGGCGGCTCGTCCCCCACCGGGCCGGGACTCGGTTCCGCCGAGATCTACCACCCGGACGGCCCGGACAACCGCAACCAGTGGACGCCGACCACCGGCACGATGATCACCCCCCGCTGGGGGCACAGCGCCGTGCTGCTGGACGACGGCTCGGTGCTCGTCGCCGGCGGCAGCGCGGCCCGCCCCGGCGGGAGCGTCACCGCCCTGCGTTCGGCGGAGCGCTACACCCCGAGCGACGGAAAGTGGCACGAAGCACCGGCGATGACCGACGCCCGCACCGGCCACACCGCCGTCGCGCTCGACGAAGGCATGATCCTGGTCGTCGGCGGCGTCGTGCCGGTCGGCGTCCCCGACGACCCCGCGCTCGCGTTCTGCGAGCTGTACGACTCGGGCAAGAAGCTGTGGGCCCCGACCGGCGCGCTGCTGCGCGCCCGCCGGCACCATCAGGCGACCCGGCTGTCGGGCACCACCGTGCTCGTCACCGGCGGGACCGCGCCGGGCTCGCCGGGCACCGCGCCGTACGACCCGTTCAGCCAGCGCGCCACCGAGGTGTTCGAGCTGCACAGCGGGAAGTGGACGGAGAAGAAGCCGATGCCCGCCGGGCGAGCGTTCCACCGCGCCGTCCCGGTCGGCCCGGGCCGCGTGCTGGTCGTCGGCGGAGCCTCGAGCGACCGCGACGAGGCCGGCTACCGCAGCGCGTTCGTCTACGACGCCGGCCACGACGACTGGACGGTCGCCGCCGGGCTCGGGACCGGACGGTGGTCGTTCGCCGCCGCACCACTCGACCAGGGCGGGGCGGCGATCGCCGGCGGCGTGGTCCGGTCCGGGCTGGCCGCCGCGGACCCGGTCGTCACCGAACTGACCCCGACCGCGGAGCTGTTCGCCGGCGGTGCCGCGTGA
- a CDS encoding kelch repeat-containing protein, translated as MADQPTTLDALAAELSVALAAMEGALTPANFALLLTELGVDKPPDLSADAAFTRTLAAASNAAAAIAAGVDEVTAADDAVARADAALRLLDGIRRFGSSLHALATDFQRATAGLPGADDLARFATTLVERLMGDAVVGYLDLAHPFLRRVLSLLTVVEVKPVGFQPDDAPPVLRRVLHLDRISRLAGDPLAVFREVYGWGEATFDGKLLLANAREVFDVLVPTATAHEADEEGPADLDLFGLFVQVATGAVPPGLDLGLAAGVTGPVDLILGQLGDDLRVVLHVGGTLTEGQVLHLRPPTSLDLAGGAGVAGVVSLDIVGESPDPASPFVIFEAGEGIRLTANRIVAGLTTEFVGDAGAGTVNGDVGFHADVTGAELVVDTTDADGFITSILPADGLRAGFDVGLTWSREHGFTFRGSGALETTIAVSAQLGPVTVTGVHLTLLLRDTAVAAEVSADIQVTLGPFTAAVSRLGLAALFANRPGQDGNLGPVDQSIGFRAPTGVALAVSGGVVSGGGFLSFDPDRGEYSGSLELEFADFLALKAIGLITTRQPDGSPGFSLLMVLTAEFGSGIQLGYGFRLLAVGGLIGLNRGMNLAALVEGVRTGAIESVAFPKDVVANAPRILSDLARFFPPEQGTFLIGPMAKIGWGTPTLVSISLGVIIEIPGNIAVLGVLKAALPTEDDPLLVVQAQFVGALELDKSRLWFFAKLFDSRILTMTIDGGMGVLVAWGDNPDLVLTVGGFHPAYRPPPLPFPIPDRLSVDILNRNNQLIRVSGYFAVTSNTVQFGAKAELRLGFSAFRVEGHLGFDALFQLSPFRFAIHINAHVTLKAFGVGAFGIDLDFQLEGPAPWRAHGRGSIGFLFFSISANFDITWGEDRDTTLPPVAVLPLLANEIGKTEGWDTRLPSGDNRTLVNLRQLPETGEIVLHPLGTLFIRQRALPLGVRLDRVGGRKAGDGKRFTVNPVDNTGLKRVSFTGDRFAMGQFQTLSDAAALSRPSYETQDAGLELTADTALATARVVRRSARYELHLIDRAATPRAARLAVPQKRFHSVSGPVFDELTRGSSTSRAALSARQAAQKQPFAAQDTVRVTEQRFVVAYLKSNRQAFPPGSIARPGRATVTTFRSRATAEDALADFVTADRTLDGLLHVIPAAETVGAPGVPGTWSAAGVLPAPVSTVDAVPLATGHVLLAGGTGQDGEAVATTTLFDPTADSWATGPALGTARRRHTTTRLDDGRVLVAGGRGTHAVLATAELANQAASAWTPVAAMGVARHGHSATKLGGGRVLVAGGSGVRAGQDDGALTSCEAFDPGTGAWAPLPPMTDARTDHQAVLLLNGNVLVTGGALPGGNGRSGQLAYCEVFDRAKVDWVVTGSLAQARTGHQATLLPDGTVLVTGGDPVVAPGGTLDPHSLATAERYNPKDGTWSAAAPMPGGGRTGHRALLLSSGFVLVTGGTGTPERTAGYRSALVYDPDHDTWTTVSGLLQGRSAHAVTELPDNRVLVAAGVSGPGPADTGEVLIP; from the coding sequence ATGGCTGACCAACCCACCACCCTCGATGCCCTTGCCGCCGAACTGAGTGTGGCCCTGGCAGCCATGGAAGGCGCGCTCACGCCGGCCAACTTCGCGCTGCTGCTCACCGAACTCGGCGTGGACAAGCCTCCTGACCTGTCCGCGGACGCGGCATTCACCCGGACACTCGCCGCCGCCTCGAACGCGGCCGCCGCCATCGCGGCCGGCGTCGACGAGGTGACGGCAGCGGATGACGCTGTCGCACGGGCGGACGCGGCCCTGCGCCTTCTCGACGGCATTCGCCGCTTCGGCAGTTCGCTGCACGCCTTGGCGACCGACTTTCAACGGGCAACGGCCGGCCTGCCGGGCGCCGACGACCTCGCCCGGTTCGCCACGACACTCGTCGAGCGCCTGATGGGCGACGCGGTGGTCGGTTACCTCGACCTGGCGCATCCGTTCCTCCGCAGGGTGCTGTCCCTGCTGACGGTCGTCGAGGTGAAGCCGGTCGGCTTCCAACCGGACGACGCTCCGCCGGTACTGCGGCGGGTTCTGCACCTGGACCGGATCAGCCGGCTGGCCGGCGACCCGCTGGCGGTGTTTCGGGAGGTCTACGGCTGGGGCGAGGCGACGTTCGACGGCAAGCTGCTGCTGGCCAATGCCCGAGAGGTGTTCGACGTCCTGGTCCCCACTGCCACCGCCCACGAGGCCGACGAGGAAGGTCCGGCCGACCTCGACCTGTTCGGGCTGTTCGTGCAGGTCGCCACCGGTGCGGTGCCGCCAGGACTGGACCTGGGACTGGCCGCCGGCGTGACGGGACCGGTCGATCTCATCCTCGGGCAGCTCGGCGACGATCTGCGGGTCGTGCTGCATGTCGGCGGAACCCTGACCGAAGGGCAGGTGCTGCACCTGCGCCCGCCGACATCGCTCGATCTCGCGGGCGGCGCGGGTGTCGCCGGCGTCGTGTCGCTCGACATCGTCGGCGAAAGTCCCGATCCTGCCAGTCCGTTTGTCATCTTCGAAGCAGGTGAAGGGATCCGCCTGACGGCGAACCGGATCGTCGCCGGACTGACCACGGAGTTCGTCGGCGACGCCGGCGCCGGAACCGTCAACGGCGACGTGGGCTTCCACGCCGATGTCACCGGCGCCGAGCTCGTCGTGGACACCACGGACGCGGACGGCTTCATCACCAGCATTCTGCCCGCGGACGGGCTTCGGGCCGGATTCGACGTCGGCCTGACCTGGTCACGGGAACACGGCTTCACCTTCCGTGGTAGCGGCGCGTTGGAGACCACCATCGCGGTCTCCGCACAGCTCGGTCCGGTGACCGTCACCGGCGTCCACCTCACCCTGCTGCTGCGGGACACCGCGGTGGCCGCCGAGGTGTCGGCGGACATCCAGGTCACGCTCGGTCCGTTCACCGCGGCCGTGAGCCGGCTGGGCCTCGCCGCGCTGTTCGCCAACCGGCCTGGCCAGGACGGCAACCTCGGCCCGGTTGACCAGTCGATCGGGTTTCGAGCACCGACCGGCGTCGCACTGGCCGTGAGCGGCGGCGTCGTGTCCGGCGGAGGATTCCTGTCGTTCGACCCGGACCGCGGGGAGTACTCCGGCTCGCTGGAACTGGAGTTCGCGGACTTCCTCGCGCTGAAGGCGATCGGGCTGATCACGACGCGCCAGCCGGACGGCTCGCCGGGCTTCTCCCTGCTGATGGTCCTCACCGCCGAGTTCGGCAGCGGCATCCAGCTGGGGTACGGCTTCCGGCTGCTGGCGGTCGGCGGCCTCATCGGGCTGAACCGCGGGATGAACCTGGCGGCGCTGGTCGAAGGCGTCCGGACCGGCGCGATCGAGTCCGTCGCGTTCCCGAAGGACGTGGTCGCCAACGCGCCCCGGATTCTCTCCGACCTGGCGCGGTTCTTCCCCCCGGAACAAGGCACATTCCTCATCGGGCCGATGGCCAAGATCGGCTGGGGCACGCCGACTCTCGTGAGCATCTCCCTGGGGGTGATCATCGAGATCCCGGGGAACATCGCCGTGCTCGGCGTCCTCAAGGCCGCACTGCCCACTGAGGACGACCCCCTGCTGGTGGTCCAGGCCCAGTTCGTCGGCGCCCTCGAACTCGACAAATCCCGCCTGTGGTTCTTCGCGAAGCTCTTCGACTCGCGCATCCTCACCATGACCATCGACGGCGGCATGGGCGTCCTCGTCGCCTGGGGCGACAACCCCGACCTCGTCCTCACCGTCGGCGGATTCCACCCCGCCTACCGGCCACCACCCCTCCCCTTCCCGATCCCCGACCGGCTGTCAGTCGACATCCTCAACCGCAACAACCAGCTCATCCGCGTCTCCGGCTACTTCGCCGTCACCAGCAACACCGTCCAATTCGGCGCCAAAGCCGAACTACGCCTCGGCTTCAGCGCGTTCCGCGTCGAAGGCCACCTCGGCTTCGACGCCCTCTTCCAGCTATCCCCCTTCCGATTCGCCATCCACATCAACGCCCACGTGACGCTGAAAGCCTTCGGCGTCGGCGCCTTCGGCATCGACCTCGACTTCCAGCTCGAAGGACCGGCACCCTGGCGAGCGCACGGCCGCGGATCAATCGGCTTCCTGTTCTTCTCCATCTCAGCCAACTTCGACATCACCTGGGGCGAAGACCGCGACACCACCCTCCCACCCGTGGCCGTCCTTCCCTTGCTGGCCAACGAAATCGGCAAGACCGAAGGCTGGGACACCCGGCTGCCGTCCGGAGACAACCGCACGCTGGTCAACCTCCGGCAGCTGCCCGAAACCGGCGAGATCGTCTTGCACCCGCTCGGCACGCTCTTCATCCGACAACGCGCATTGCCCCTTGGCGTCCGGCTCGACCGCGTCGGCGGCCGGAAAGCCGGTGACGGCAAGCGGTTCACCGTCAACCCGGTGGACAACACCGGGCTGAAGCGGGTGTCGTTCACCGGCGACCGGTTCGCGATGGGACAGTTCCAGACCCTGTCCGACGCCGCCGCCCTCTCCCGGCCGTCCTACGAAACGCAGGACGCCGGCCTGGAGCTGACCGCCGACACCGCCCTCGCGACCGCCCGGGTCGTCCGGCGCAGCGCCCGCTACGAACTGCACCTGATCGACAGGGCCGCCACCCCGCGTGCGGCCAGGCTTGCCGTCCCGCAGAAGCGGTTCCACAGCGTCAGCGGACCCGTGTTCGACGAACTCACCCGCGGCAGCAGCACCAGCCGCGCCGCGCTGTCGGCCCGCCAGGCCGCGCAGAAACAGCCGTTCGCCGCGCAGGACACGGTCCGCGTCACCGAACAGCGGTTCGTCGTCGCCTACCTCAAGAGCAACCGGCAGGCGTTCCCGCCGGGCTCGATCGCGCGGCCGGGCCGGGCCACCGTGACGACGTTCCGCAGCCGGGCGACCGCCGAAGACGCGCTGGCCGACTTCGTCACCGCGGACCGGACCCTGGACGGCCTGCTGCACGTCATCCCCGCGGCCGAGACGGTGGGCGCCCCGGGTGTGCCGGGCACCTGGTCCGCCGCGGGCGTCCTGCCGGCTCCGGTGTCCACTGTGGACGCAGTGCCGCTGGCCACCGGCCACGTGCTGCTCGCCGGCGGGACCGGCCAGGACGGCGAGGCCGTCGCCACGACCACCCTGTTCGACCCGACCGCCGACTCCTGGGCCACCGGCCCGGCACTGGGCACCGCCCGCCGCCGGCACACCACCACCCGGCTCGACGACGGCCGGGTGCTGGTCGCCGGCGGCCGGGGCACCCACGCCGTGCTCGCGACGGCCGAGCTGGCCAACCAGGCCGCGAGCGCGTGGACGCCGGTGGCGGCCATGGGGGTCGCCCGGCACGGCCATTCGGCGACGAAGCTGGGCGGCGGCCGGGTGCTGGTCGCCGGCGGCAGCGGCGTGCGGGCCGGCCAGGACGACGGCGCCCTCACCTCATGCGAGGCGTTCGACCCCGGCACCGGCGCCTGGGCGCCGCTGCCGCCGATGACCGACGCGCGCACCGACCACCAGGCCGTCCTGCTGCTGAACGGCAACGTCCTGGTCACCGGCGGCGCCCTCCCGGGCGGGAACGGCCGGAGCGGGCAGCTCGCCTACTGCGAGGTGTTCGACCGGGCGAAGGTGGACTGGGTCGTCACCGGCAGCCTCGCCCAGGCCCGCACCGGTCACCAGGCGACGCTGCTGCCGGACGGCACGGTCCTGGTCACCGGCGGCGACCCGGTCGTCGCGCCCGGCGGCACCCTCGATCCGCACAGCCTCGCCACGGCCGAGCGGTACAACCCGAAGGACGGCACGTGGAGCGCGGCGGCACCGATGCCGGGTGGCGGGCGCACCGGGCACCGGGCACTGCTGCTGAGCTCCGGGTTCGTCCTGGTGACCGGCGGCACCGGCACACCGGAACGGACCGCCGGCTACCGCTCCGCCCTGGTCTACGACCCGGACCACGACACCTGGACGACGGTTTCGGGCTTGCTCCAAGGCCGCTCCGCCCACGCCGTCACCGAGCTGCCCGACAACCGGGTGCTCGTCGCCGCCGGTGTCTCCGGTCCCGGCCCCGCCGACACCGGCGAGGTGCTCATCCCATGA